In Symphalangus syndactylus isolate Jambi chromosome 6, NHGRI_mSymSyn1-v2.1_pri, whole genome shotgun sequence, a genomic segment contains:
- the LOC129483963 gene encoding tripartite motif-containing protein 51-like codes for MNSGISQLFQRELTCPICMNYFIDPVTIDCGHSFCRPCFYLHWQDTAVLAQCSKCKKTTWQRNLKTDICLKKMASIARKASLRQFLGSEEQICGTHRETKKMFCEVDKSLLCLLCSSNSQEHRNHRHCPIERAADEHREELLKKMQSLWEKACENHRKLSMETTRTRCWKDYVSLRIEAIRAEYQKMPAFLHEEEQHHLERLRMEGEDIFQQLHESKARMEHLRELLRGMYEDLKQMCHKADVELLQASGDVLHRCESLLLQVFEPVNPELSAGPITGLLDMLSGFRVDFTLQHERANSHIFLCGDVRSVNFGCDPQDDPHITAKSECFLVWGAQAFTSGKYYWEVHVRDSWNWAFGVCNNYWKEKRQNDKTDGEEGLFLLGCVKEDTHCSLFTTSPLVVQYVPRPTSIVGLFLDCEGRTMSFVDVDQSSLIYTIPNCSFSPPLRPIFCCSHF; via the exons ATGAATTCTGGAATCTCGCAACTCTTCCAGAGGGAACTCACCTGTCCCATCTGCATGAACTACTTCATAGACCCGGTCACCATAgactgtgggcacagcttttgcCGGCCCTGTTTCTACCTCCACTGGCAAGACACTGCAGTTCTTGCTCAGTGTTCTAAATGCAAGAAGACAACATGGCAGAGAAACCTCAAAACTGACATTTGTTTGAAGAAGATGGCTTCCATCGCCAGAAAAGCCAGTCTCCGGCAATTCCTTGGCTCTGAGGAGCAAATATGTGGGacgcacagagagacaaagaagatgtTCTGTGAAGTGGACAAGAGCCTGCTCTGTTTGCTGTGCTCCAGTAACTCTCAGGAGCACCGGAATCACAGACACTGTCCCATTGAGCGGGCTGCTGACGAACACCGG GAGGAGCTCCTAAAAAAAATGCAGTCTTTATGGGAAAAAGCTTGTGAAAATCACAGAAAACTGAGCATGGAAACTACTAGAACCAGATGCTGGAAG GATTATGTGAGTTTAAGGATAGAAGCAATCAGAGCTGAATATCAGAAGATGCCTGCATTTCTCCATGAAGAAGAGCAACACCACTTGGAGAGGCTGCGAATGGAGGGCGAGGACATTTTTCAGCAACTCCATGAAAGCAAAGCCAGAATGGAACATTTGAGGGAGCTTTTAAGAGGAATGTATGAGGATCTGAAGCAAATGTGCCATAAAGCAGATGTGGAGCTACTCCAG gcatCTGGAGACGTATTACACAG GTGTGAGTCTCTGCTGCTGCAAGTGTTTGAGCCTGTGAATCCAGAGCTCAGTGCAGGGCCCATCACTGGACTGCTGGACATGCTCAGTGGATTCAGAG TTGATTTTACTCTGCAGCATGAAAGAGCCAATAGTCATATCTTCCTGTGTGGAGATGTGAGAAGCGTGAATTTTGGATGTGACCCTCAAGATGATCCCCATATCACTGCAAAATCCGAATGTTTTCTTGTATGGGGGGCACAGGCTTTCACATCTGGCAAATATTATTGGGAGGTTCATGTGCGAGACTCTTGGAATTGGGCTTTTGGGGTCTGTAACAATTATtggaaagagaagagacagaatGACAAGACAGATGGAGAGGAGGGACTCTTTCTTCTTGGATGTGTTAAGGAGgacactcactgcagtctctttACCACCTCCCCACTTGTGGTGCAATATGTTCCAAGACCTACCAGCATAGTAGGATTATTCCTGGATTGTGAAGGTAGAACCATGAGCTTTGTTGATGTTGATCAAAGTTCCCTGATATACACCATCCCTAATTgctccttctcacctcctctcAGGCCTATCTTTTGCTGTAGTCACTTCTGA